The genomic DNA TGTAATGTTTAAggaaagaataattaattatgggAGCAAGAACACTGCTAAAGTGATACCACTTCAGCAGACGTTGACGGGTCAGAGGTATGTGGATTTGGTTTTGGAAGGAGTAGTCAGACTTTGGATAAGTGTTGTTgcagataattttatttttatacaagaCAATGCACCTCCCCAATCCAGCAAGTGGCTCGAGATTATCTAGAtacaaaagaaattaatattttaaattgaccTGCGTGTACACCGGACAAATCCCATTGAAAATTTATAGGATTAGGTGAAAAGACGAGTAAAAGCAGTTGTTGAGTTTTTTCAAGATAATCTTGGAATCACCCAAAAACTTATTCAATAGTATTCAAAGAATGGGAAAATTTCCCCCAGGagaattttgataatttaattagaagCATACTAGTACGTATTTAATGAGAAGCTGCATGGGAAACTAGAGGAGGCAATACGGCCCATTaacatttattacattttttttacttttcccattattttgcaattttgtttttttttttatcaaacccagaaataaatattctatttagTTTCTAAATTTGCTTTTGCTTGTTTACGTCGTAGTTGTAGTTTCTTGTCATTAATTAAAACTGTTTGTAAGCAACGAGcagcatttttattaatatttttttaaatattttaacacttgaaattaatacaaaatgtgAGGTGATTCGATATAAGTTTGGTTGTAAGTATATAAGGGATAAAGTCTTGATCACCAACCCACTTCACCCTTAACCAATAGGTGTATACTCCAGGGAAAATAACCAACTCATCCCTCGACTCAGTGATAGGATCGGTGGAAAGGTCGATAGACCACAAAGCGTCTACCCTGATTGTATGTTTTATTAACGTTGCGCTTAACACAAAAAACATTTCAGAAACGTTTACcgagttaaataataataataatattaataatcgaGAAAGAGCAAGGATATGAAAGAGGTTCTCTTAGCTGTTAACAACATCTTAAGCATGAGCAAGATGCGGCGGTTCTTAAGCAAGTCCAAAGGAGAAAACGACATCTAAATATTTGCCACATGACTTATATAAAGGCCTATGATTCAGCATCTCATAACTGGCTCATAGAAGTTTTGGATATATTCACGATTGACCCAAAGGTAAGAGGAAACTTTAGTCATCTTAGGCGTTTCTGGATGGATGGCCAGACTGCTGGAAACATCATCATAAAGAGGGGCATTTTCTAAGGGGTCTCATTGTTGCCGGTTTGGTTTTTCCGTTAACAGATTGCGGTTTTGAGCTGAACACCAAGCTACAAAAGAGATTTACTTTATATGGATGATCTTAAACTGTATGGCGAGACAAAGGACAAGCTTTTTGAACTGATGAAAATCGTTAAGGACTGCATCTAGCACATCGGAATTAACTTGGGGTTTAACAAGTGTGCAAGGATAACTATCAAAAAGGGAGTTGTGGAGGCGTCACCTTCGGAGCATCTTGATATATGCCAGCTACCACCGGACAAAACTTACTGTTACCTGGGGATGCCATAAAATCAACGGCTAGACCTTGCAATGCTAAAGAAAGAGTTCCAGGAGAAATACCACAGTGTATAACTAAATTGATGATCACCCATCTCTCAGGCGGAAAGCTTATTAAAGCTAAGTGGAGATATATATCAGTACTTATGTATTCGTTTGAAACTATTAAATGGTCTGTCACGGATTGGGAATAACTGGTTAGACTAACCCGGAGAACCTTAACAAAATTTGCACTTAAATTCACCAGTAAGAAGACTTAATGCTTCAAGCAAAGAAGGATGAGGAGTTATTAACATCAAGAGACTGTACCTTAGTCAAGAGAAGATGATGAGGGAAAGGTTCCTGGCATCTGATGATGAATTAATGAGGCGAGTCGCTATGAAAGACAATACTATACACCACTCAGGCTTGGTCAGTCTAACTACAGACTGAACATACCAGTGAAAGAAGAAAACATCAGTAGAGCTGGGGAATTATACATGGAAGGTACGCGACGTTTTATTACAGTGAAGGGATAGAGGTGGATAACTTACTATTTTGCTAAAGCAAAACCACCTGTATTCAGAAGGGTTCATGATGGCAATTCAGGACAGGGTAATCTTAACTAAGAACCATGTGGGGATTGTGAAGGCCGATGATCTTAAATAAACACTCACGAATCTGTTTctacagttattttaatttaggcaaacaattttaacataaaagaaaagaggaaaataatttttttgaaacatcgATGTTCTTGATCGATGTTTTATTTCACAGACGTCGATGTGTGCTTATCGATGTTTACCTTTCGTTAACCGATGTTgataaaaaaacagaatattgattgaaaaattaaaattctaaatgtttttaataaaaaaataaaatataccgattttaaaatacaaatagagCAAGAAAAATTAGTACCAATTTCTCAACCAAATCCTAAggtctttaaaaatattaggccTGGGACTCGCGTTCGCCTCTGTCACGTCAGTACCCAGCTTTAGACTTTGATCGATTTTTAAACACATATTTAATCTTTCAACATCGTACTAATAtactaatatataatatactaatCTTTTGACATCGATTTGAGGAAAACATCGATGTTTTACAACAATGTTTCTAAGCCATCGATCTCACTATCGATGTTTCATTGCGATGTCCTAGCACTAGAAGAAAAACCAACTGAATAATATGAACATCTTATGAGACTGACATTACTGACAGACATTACAGACCTTCCTTCTATGTATAAATGATCTGCCATTGTATTAAACTAGATGGCGCtacctatatttataaaaaaactacaagCGACACTGACAAGCAAAATATTGGGTTcgtaaaattttagaatattggAAAAACTCAAGGgtaaaaaggtatttaaaagtattaaggATAAAGAGAGAGTGAATCTGACTTGAACATTAATATGGAAAACTTATGCAGATTTCGCTATCTgatatattttagtttaaaaagttgTAGATCGATCTGTGGTCTAAAATCGAAATCTTTTTGATAGTTTCTCCTGAAGAAGAATTATTAGGAACAATAATTTTCTAGGTTAAATTGCTATAGGAtggcaataaaataatttagcaatttaaacttaaaaatatatttcatttgtCACCGTATTTTTATCacgaaaaaatataatatacaaaaatataaaatataaaaaaataatcataatatacGAAATGCATTTACTATGTACAAAACCGCCCGGCTGCCAGTAGAAAATGCCCACATCCATAAggcaaaattttatacataCGGCGACTTTTAAGTCTTGAAAACATGGAAATGGATATTTCTACCGAGTACCCGGGCGACGAACATTTTgcgaaatattttcaaataaaaaatatatagcaaaaatttaaaagtaaaatcactAAATAACGATTAGAAACTGGCCCATTCGGTAACGGAACATCCGGAATCACGGCAGATTTTACGGGTCACGACGACTGTAATACTGATGAGTGATGCTTAAGTGATGAAACGTCGTGGTTCGGGACGTAACGCTAAAGGAATGCAGCTCAGGTAACATCAGCAGCAGGTTAGTATGGGCCGGATTTGCCTGGAGGTCCGTAGCTTGAGGAAATGCCTCCTCCACTGCCACCACCAATTCCTGAAAAAAAGCAATGATTAAACTAAAGTTGACTTttggcaattttaaatttagtattaaacacatatttatagacatttttaactaattattttaaaaaccattatgGACAAGTACCTCCGCCAATATCACCTCCGCCGATTCCGCCTCCAATGCCACCGCCGATACCACCTCCGATTCCTCCGCCGATTCCTCCGCCAATGCCTAAAATAATGAGTAAAGAAACAGATATTTAGCTGAAATAGGAAATAAATTTAGTTACTAAACTTACCGCCTCCGAATCCGCCTCCAGATCCACCTCCGGCGCCACCTCCGAATCCACCACCGAATCCGCCACCACCGCCTCCTCCTCCGGATGATGTCTTCTGAAAGCAAGTACAcattaatgtaaaaattgtgTTGCAAACTACGTATATTACATACAATAATTTCTATCCAGAATTTTACTATTTATCAGTAGGCAAAGTGCATCTGCTGCGATTTTGGAAGAAGTGTAATAGTTAAGATAAATATATGCTACCATACTTTACACTTATTGATGAATACTTAACTGCTTGGATTCTAATGATGAATACAGGAGAAACTTAATATGAAACATTGATGTTATAGAATTGAATCTTATTAAGTAACaacaaaagttataaatttcTAGTTACGGTATCCTTAACAAGCCTACTGAACCTCTTACATTGTTAAGTCATTTGAAAACTAGATAGAAAAAAGGTGGAAAGAAAGTAACAGTACGTCTATTTTAAacggattttaaaatattttgggaaaacaGATGAATGGAAATCAATTTGAGGTTTAATATTACTGTCATGTTTTATGATTTACATGAGTTTTTGTGAAGAACAAATCTCAGGTACCAGCTTAAGGTATATTTTTAGATGAATAAAGAAGATTCTTATCTATACTACATTCATCTATACTTCATTATTTGCTATGGATACGAAGGTTAAAAAGAAGTCAACTGAAGCCGAAGTATACGggatggaaacgaacacagggAAATCCTTTCCGTTATCGATACATACCACGGTTTTTCCAAGTGAAAGTATTTGCTATACTTAAAATAGCAAACAAACGAGAGGAAGGTATCCAGGGGATTTGTATGTAGCTACTCAAGCTGCCCTTAAGGTAATCTAAAAGCCCAAGGCCACTTTAGCGATAGTCCAGGagtgcagagacgcattggaaagacTGACAGCACATACGGAAGTGAAACCAAAGTGGGTGCCACGACACCAGGATGTCGAGGCCAATAAATGGGCTGACGAACAAGCAAGACAAGGTTTCGTTAGCCCCTTCGTAGGCCTaagtaaaaaaccaattttccaGGAACTTAAAAATTGGACCTGGGAAAAAAATAAGGAAGAATTGGAGGACAGAAGGATGTAAACAGGCCAAGAAGATGGTACCAGATCATGATAGCTGTAAAGTATGGCGCCTGCTAACGAAGAGCCGGCAGGAGATCAATGACTTGATTTCGTGTCGGAAGGGTGGAAATCCTCACTGGGCATAACTGCCTAAAAAGGCATCTACAGCTTCTTGGTATAAGATAAAGTCGGCTCTGTCCAAATTGCGGTACAGGAGAGGAAACAAGAGAGGACAACGTGGAAGCCTTTATTAAGAAGACGGGACTCAGTGAAGACCGTGCATTAGGAGTGCAGCTGTAGGAGcgggtgattctggggttggcgaaaagaGACTTTACATGTATACATAAGACTGATTTAGGACTAAGAAGTTTTTAACGAATTTACGGTACACAAGCAAtcaattgattgattgaaattTGTTGATTTAGACTGTACCAAATTTCTTAAACGATAAAATGTGATTTCTAAAAAGGGAGGcttttaaacataataaactTCAATAAACCAAAAACATCTTTACAACTTTCAATTCGATACTAAAACGTGAACTAGGAATTAGATTCAGGATACAAAGCGTATCACATGCAAACCTACAATTCCCTGTTATTTTCTAAGTAATTTTAAcggtgttattattatttgtttgatGGTAAGTTGGATCAGCTTTgcttttaaatgcaaatataacGAATTAATTTCTTAGTTTCTCTTTACAAAGTTAAAACTTTCTACATCctaaaagcttttttttctacgctcacataaaataatattaattttgtatatgaCATTTTGCCTCAATTTGCAGAACACTTAGACATATACTTTAAGATGCACCCGGAGAAAGTTTAACTAACTGAAGtatttcaataaaatcaaatttggtTTTACGTCAATTGCTAATTTATTTTACTCGTTCGGTTAGgcattcgttttcatttgcacTTAAGTCATAAAAATAGCATGGAGCATTTAATGCAATGTGTTACATTTTATTACATGATAACGTGTTTTACCTTATTGGACCCGTATTAGAATCACATGTGCATCTTAAATAGTTTCTTATTTGGGTCAATTCCCTTTAGTCTAATTACTTCTGAACATTAAGAAATGAAAGTTTAGTAGTAATCTATAAGTTACCTGGGTCTTGTATCTGATGAAGTAAACCTCTGGTTTGCTGGGTTGAGTCGGTGCAGGAGTAGGAATATTGATTTCTGGTGCTTCTTCCGGTTTCTTGACCAAAACGTAAACCAAGGTCTTCTCTTCGTTCTGTGGCTGAACAGGGATCACTGGAGCAGTTGGAGCAGGTGCGCTCGGTGCCTTAATGAAAATGATCTTGTAGTGTTTCTGGGCTTGGCCGACTGAGATGGGTCTTTGTGGTCTGAACTCTTCGGGTTCTGGTGGGGGTACGTGGACGTAGATGTGTTTTTGGATTGTGGTACCGCCGCCTCCTCCGAATCCACCACCGAATCCGCCACCGAATCCACCACCGCCGCCGCCGCCGCCTCCGAATCCTCCTCCTACAcctaaaacataatttaaaaaataagtcgtCATTTAAAGTTGGCTAAGAggggttatttaaaattttaaattaagggagaagatttgatattattacttaaaaaatctttaattgaTTTACGATTAACTTACCGCCTCCAAATCCACCTCCGGAACCACCTCCGAAACCGCCGCCTCCTCCGAATCCACCTCCGGATCCACCTCCGAAACCGCCACCTCCGCCAAATCCACCGCCTCCTCCAAATCCACCACCGCCTCCGGAGCTACCGAATCCGCCTCCTCCACCGCTAGATGGGGTGCCATACGAGGTGCTTGGGGGGCTGTAGCTATACCCGGCCTCAGGGCGGGCACTTGCGAGTGCGACTAGCGCCGACAATAgctagaataaaaaatatgttctaGTGAAAACTAGCTTCTCTAATTTCATTTGTAACAGGATACAATAAATGTAGTAAGAGGATGTTACCAACGCTTTGTAATTCAAAATAACACAATgtgtctatttaaatttatttgcaactATTCTCACAATAACCACTTCACAAATGCTTTCGCAGCTTATGTAGTaagtttcttctttttatatcGAACCTTATTGTTTAGTTACGCGTCTTTACCTCTCactaatgttttaaaattttattctggTTAATTTCCTTCTCacggtttctttttttattgcacAACGGTGGTTACAAAATACCATCTTCAAATAAGATGATTTAAACTAATTGTCTTAACAAGGACTGATTTTACTTAGTCATTTCTTTAAGTATCTGCTAAAAAGTTGCTTTAATAGGAGTTGTTCTTAGTGCGcaaatttaattacttataaattactttaaataggCAATATAGGCATTACTTTTTAGCATTCTTTAAAAGGTGATTCGTATTAGACAGGTATCTCTAATCGCTAGTTAAAGAgaatatacaggttggagaatcgAAGTTACGAATTGAATTGAATGCgcattgtccaaaataataGCAACAATGCTTCTTCTCTTCGATGAGCGGCCCGCGGTCGTCTGATAGgtatttgatgtttttatttttttcagaattacAATAACAATATCGGCACGCATCATTTTGCTGCATGACTGCGGGGTGGACTGTTGAGTTTTAAAGCGCTTTTATATTATTCTCAGTTTATTGATGGCGTTCCTTCTATTCTTATCAAACACTGCTTTTATACGTCCTCGAccactttttataaatttcaatatacTTCTTAATAGTGAAGTTTCTTCGAACATTTTGGAAATCAGACTTTATTACACACATCATTAAGTCAGGTCGCAGTAGCCAATTATAGACCCATAAGcattttaagttatgcttaatGTGTTTGAAAGACTAGTCCGTGATTTTATGTCTACCAGTCTAAGGGGCTTTTGTATCGACCAACAGTTTGGATTACTTCCGCAACGTTTAACTGAACTTAACCTACTTGCCTTCACTAATCTTCTGCTAAAATCATTGGAAGAAGGTTGCCATGTACACGCCCTCATACAGATTACTCAAGCATTTGATCGAGTTAacaatgtaattaattaaattaacaagttGGAGACTATTTGGTGTACATGGTCAGCTTTTAATGTGGTTGAAGTCTTATCTGACTAGTAGAACCCAGGTGGTGcgacttaaaaaattttattcggTGGAGATCAAGGTACCTTCTGGAGTGGTTCTTGTTTCTTCATATAAATTTTCCTATGTTTGCAGATGATCTGAAGTTGTATATGAAGGTTCACACAATGAATGATTGCGTTAAGTTACAGTCGGATTTTGACCTATTGGTTCAATGGTGTGATTAAAATGTTATGCAGCTGACCGTCAAGAAGTGTCATTTGATAGTCTTTAATCGTGGTACAAATCCTATTGACCATATCTACAATATAAATGAATGTCCTTTGGTTAAGGTATCCCAAATAAGAGACGTCAGAGTTTTACTTTATTGTCAGTTGTTATATGTACCTCACATATCCTCCATTATCACAAAGCCTCTTTAAATCTTGGGTTTTAGTAAGTGTTATACAAGAGATTTCCTTAATGTAACATCCACCAAATTACTGTCTGCTCTCTTGTGCTTGATTATTGTTCATGGGTTTGGAGTCCCCATTACAATGTTCATATTCAAGCCATTGGAAGAGTGCAGCATAAGTTTTTACGATATATTTCGCTTAAAGAAGATTGAGCCCTAGATTATATAATTATCGTCAGGTAAAGGAATTTCTTAAGATTACAACTCTCCAGATCCGCCGTACACATAGGGATCTGGACATGTTGTATAATTTATTGCACTCGTTGAGTTTTAGCCCTGAGCTGATTGGAAGAATTAATATTAATGCACCATTTCGACGTACAAGAGATAACCATTCTTTTTACGTTCCCATTTACCGAACTAACTATAGCTTTAAGACGTTTATATTCCAAACACCTATAATGTATTGTTTCTTTTGCTAGCAATTCATGTAGTTGGTAGTTAGGTTGGGTCAATTtgattgaattttaattttttaataggctTGACCctcgaataaataaataaataaatatggttGTTTATACTCCTTCCgagagattttatttattaaatagttttatggaggcaattggCAGTACAATGTTAGgatttctttttagttttatttgaaaatagacAGTTTCCTtgcaaaaaagcaattttattagCGCTATACTATATACTAAGTATAGCGTAGTATATAAGGTCTACATCAGACAAATATTTTAGATCACGCAATGTTTTGCGACGTTTAATTGCAAGTAATATAGTTGCCACTTAATAATGTCTGACTTACTCAAATACAACGAGGTATCAGGTGAGTAGCAGAGCGCATGAAATGCATGCATGCGCGTTGCAAATTTTGCCTTTAAGCACCTCTCTATGCGTACTGATCGATTCCCCAGCCTGTATATATAGAAAGACGAGTGTATCTGATGATAACGCAAATcattctttcaaaatatgcAGTGTTTATGGAGAAGAAAAAACTTCAGCAAATACAACCATTAATAGAAGGGGCTT from Anthonomus grandis grandis chromosome 7, icAntGran1.3, whole genome shotgun sequence includes the following:
- the LOC126738691 gene encoding uncharacterized protein LOC126738691 isoform X1 — translated: MKPFLLLSALVALASARPEAGYSYSPPSTSYGTPSSGGGGGFGSSGGGGGFGGGGGFGGGGGFGGGSGGGFGGGGGFGGGSGGGFGGGVGGGFGGGGGGGGGFGGGFGGGFGGGGGTTIQKHIYVHVPPPEPEEFRPQRPISVGQAQKHYKIIFIKAPSAPAPTAPVIPVQPQNEEKTLVYVLVKKPEEAPEINIPTPAPTQPSKPEVYFIRYKTQKTSSGGGGGGGGFGGGFGGGAGGGSGGGFGGGIGGGIGGGIGGGIGGGIGGGIGGGDIGGGIGGGSGGGISSSYGPPGKSGPY
- the LOC126738691 gene encoding uncharacterized protein LOC126738691 isoform X2, which gives rise to MKPFLLLSALVALASARPEAGYSYSPPSTSYGTPSSGGGGGFGSSGGGGGFGGGGGFGGGGGFGGGSGGGFGGGGGFGGGSGGGFGGGVGGGFGGGGGGGGGFGGGFGGGFGGGGGTTIQKHIYVHVPPPEPEEFRPQRPISVGQAQKHYKIIFIKAPSAPAPTAPVIPVQPQNEEKTLVYVLVKKPEEAPEINIPTPAPTQPSKPEVYFIRYKTQTSSGGGGGGGGFGGGFGGGAGGGSGGGFGGGIGGGIGGGIGGGIGGGIGGGIGGGDIGGGIGGGSGGGISSSYGPPGKSGPY